A region from the Rufibacter sp. DG15C genome encodes:
- a CDS encoding pitrilysin family protein, whose product MFSKKHFFAAAAAAMLSSTAAQAQKVEFTEYDLPNGLHVILHQDKSAPVVAVSVMYHVGSKNEQVGRSGFAHFFEHLLFEGSENIKRGEFMKLVSSNGGQNNANTSHDRTFYYEVFPSNQLKLGLWLESERMLHPVINEVGVKTQNEVVKEEKRLRIDNQPYGHFSNEIFKRLFTKHPYRWQPIGSMEDLDAAKLSEFQAFFKKFYVPNNAVLSIAGDIDIAQTKELVNAYFSAVPKGEPVVYQKMEEAPITQMVVDTAYDANIQIPAIMSAYRVPGMSTKDSKTMQMITSILSGGASSKLYKKMVDEKKNALQVGAFNFALEDYGAYITFALPNNNTPLPTLLKDVDEEITKLQNNLISEEDYKKIQNQFENNYVTANSTMLGVAENLASGYTFYNKNTNNVNQELETIRSITRQDIQNAAKKYLQPNARVVLYYLPAPAKSAN is encoded by the coding sequence ATGTTTTCAAAGAAGCATTTTTTCGCTGCGGCAGCAGCGGCCATGCTCTCTTCTACCGCGGCGCAGGCCCAGAAGGTAGAGTTCACAGAGTATGATTTACCCAATGGCTTACACGTGATTCTGCACCAGGACAAATCTGCCCCCGTAGTGGCAGTGTCTGTGATGTACCATGTAGGCTCCAAAAACGAACAAGTGGGCCGCTCTGGCTTCGCGCACTTCTTTGAGCATTTGCTATTTGAGGGTTCTGAGAACATCAAGCGCGGCGAATTCATGAAACTGGTGTCCAGCAACGGCGGCCAGAACAATGCCAACACCTCGCATGACCGCACCTTCTACTATGAGGTGTTCCCCAGCAACCAGTTAAAGCTGGGCTTGTGGCTGGAGAGCGAAAGAATGCTGCACCCGGTCATCAATGAGGTGGGCGTGAAGACCCAGAACGAGGTAGTTAAAGAAGAAAAACGCCTACGTATTGACAACCAACCTTACGGCCATTTCTCCAATGAAATCTTCAAGCGCTTGTTCACCAAGCACCCGTACCGTTGGCAGCCCATCGGGTCTATGGAAGACCTTGACGCCGCCAAGCTGTCTGAGTTCCAGGCGTTCTTCAAGAAATTCTACGTGCCCAACAACGCCGTCCTTTCCATTGCCGGCGACATTGACATTGCCCAGACCAAAGAGTTGGTAAACGCTTACTTCAGCGCCGTCCCGAAGGGCGAGCCGGTGGTGTACCAGAAGATGGAAGAGGCGCCTATCACGCAGATGGTGGTAGACACTGCCTATGACGCCAACATCCAGATTCCGGCTATCATGTCGGCGTACCGGGTGCCGGGCATGAGCACCAAGGACTCCAAGACCATGCAGATGATTACATCTATCTTGTCGGGCGGGGCCAGCTCCAAGCTGTACAAGAAAATGGTAGATGAGAAGAAAAACGCCTTGCAGGTGGGGGCCTTCAACTTCGCGCTGGAGGACTATGGCGCGTACATCACTTTCGCCTTGCCTAACAACAACACCCCATTGCCTACGCTTTTGAAAGACGTGGACGAGGAAATCACCAAGCTGCAGAACAACCTCATCTCTGAGGAGGATTACAAGAAAATCCAGAATCAGTTTGAGAACAACTACGTGACCGCCAACTCAACTATGTTGGGCGTAGCGGAGAACCTGGCCAGCGGCTACACCTTCTACAACAAGAACACCAACAACGTGAACCAGGAGTTGGAGACCATTAGAAGCATTACGCGCCAGGACATCCAGAACGCGGCCAAGAAATACCTGCAGCCTAACGCCCGCGTGGTCTTGTATTACCTGCCAGCCCCCGCCAAAAGCGCTAACTAA
- a CDS encoding M20/M25/M40 family metallo-hydrolase: MIFPSLKHLTLAGLLAVSLGASAQNQDSLHIRKIYDEALANGKSYEQLRYLTTRIGGRLSGSPQAAAAVEWARQEMEKMGLDRVYLQEVMVPHWQRGEKEEAYIVNSKISPNQQVNVIALGGSVPTPSQGLTTEVIEVKSLDELQKLGKRKVQGKIVFFSRAFDQTHIHTGLAYRGAVDQRSQGPSAAARLGAVGVVVRSMSSALDDEPHTGGLRYAEDAPKIPAVAISTKGAELLSKLLSEDKDLKLHLKVNSRWLPDVLSYNVIGEIKGSERPDEIIVVGGHLDSWDNGQGAHDDGTGCVQSMEVLRMMRAMNYKPKRTIRAVMFMNEENGLRGGTKYAQEAKAKNEKHIAALESDGGGFTPRGFSMDATPAVYQKIVSWKPLLAPYGLHEITQDGGGADVTPLKANGAAVMEFVPDSQRYFEIHHTAADTFDKVNQRELELGGASMAALIYLMDKYGL, from the coding sequence ATGATATTTCCTTCTTTAAAACACTTGACGCTGGCGGGATTGCTGGCGGTTTCTTTGGGTGCTTCGGCGCAGAACCAAGACTCTTTGCACATCCGTAAAATTTACGACGAGGCGCTGGCCAACGGCAAGAGCTATGAGCAGTTGCGGTATTTGACCACCCGCATTGGCGGGCGTTTGAGCGGTTCTCCGCAGGCGGCCGCGGCCGTGGAGTGGGCCCGTCAGGAGATGGAGAAGATGGGCTTAGACCGGGTGTATTTGCAAGAGGTGATGGTGCCACACTGGCAACGCGGTGAGAAGGAGGAAGCCTACATTGTCAACTCCAAGATTTCGCCTAACCAGCAAGTGAATGTGATAGCCTTGGGTGGCTCGGTGCCTACGCCTTCGCAAGGCTTAACTACTGAGGTAATAGAAGTGAAAAGCCTGGACGAGTTGCAGAAACTGGGCAAACGCAAGGTGCAGGGCAAGATTGTGTTTTTCAGCAGGGCGTTTGACCAGACGCATATTCATACGGGCTTGGCGTACCGCGGGGCGGTAGACCAACGTTCGCAAGGACCATCTGCCGCGGCTAGACTTGGGGCGGTGGGTGTAGTGGTTCGGTCCATGTCTTCTGCCTTGGATGATGAGCCGCACACGGGCGGTTTGCGCTATGCCGAGGATGCGCCCAAGATTCCGGCGGTGGCCATCTCTACCAAAGGCGCCGAATTGCTGAGCAAGTTGTTAAGCGAAGACAAAGACTTGAAACTGCATTTAAAAGTCAATTCCAGATGGTTGCCTGACGTGCTCAGCTACAACGTGATTGGCGAAATCAAAGGCTCAGAAAGACCAGACGAAATCATAGTGGTAGGCGGTCACCTGGACAGCTGGGACAACGGCCAGGGCGCCCATGACGATGGCACCGGCTGTGTGCAGTCCATGGAAGTATTGCGCATGATGCGCGCCATGAACTACAAACCCAAGCGCACCATCCGGGCCGTTATGTTCATGAACGAGGAGAACGGTCTGCGCGGCGGAACCAAATACGCCCAAGAGGCCAAAGCCAAAAACGAAAAGCACATCGCCGCCTTGGAATCTGATGGGGGAGGGTTCACGCCAAGAGGCTTCAGCATGGATGCTACACCAGCCGTGTACCAGAAGATTGTCAGCTGGAAGCCTTTGCTGGCACCCTATGGCCTGCATGAAATCACCCAAGACGGAGGCGGGGCAGACGTGACGCCGCTCAAAGCCAACGGTGCCGCCGTCATGGAGTTTGTGCCCGACTCCCAACGCTATTTTGAGATTCACCACACCGCGGCAGACACCTTCGACAAAGTAAACCAGCGCGAACTGGAACTAGGCGGCGCCTCCATGGCCGCCTTGATTTACCTGATGGATAAGTACGGGTTGTAA
- a CDS encoding TonB-dependent receptor domain-containing protein: MKPFSTLPQRWLLALASLLLSFSALAQQGTTVKGSVQDARQQPLGFATILLLHLPDSSIAHSQMADETGTYAFDKVLAGRYLVKATRIDVNAAVSAPFDVSTQPVQVLALVTPEKATALKEVVVQGQRPLLEQQADRLVLNVEKLNTAGDNALEVLKNAPGVRLDKDDNIIYRGSGSVNVLINGKMTYMSGAELSAYLKSLPASALSKVELIANPPASYDAAGTAGIINLQLKRELTQGMNGSLNVGTGYGTYEKAWAGINLNYNLGKVSFYTRLNTSHSNSYNKLTMERTIRDSLYRSVNYWHPITKSVNVVAGADYFLNKMHTVGFMIKGYTSPQDVITTSNSVNYDIPGNAIGSVHMRNPRDISSNNYSLNFNYKFDLDTTGRSLTFDADLVQFRNTADELFTNEYFAEAVVGNKTFEELRSYSDAPVRIYALKLDYVHPLGHNWKAETGWKSSWVRNDSDIRFERKEEGTWYNDTRRTNHFLYDENINAGYVSLSKKVTKEISVKAGLRAEQTISQGNSYTTEDAVDRNYWQLFPSMFVSYTPSEDHQFSTSYSRRISRPNYKSLNPFTFFSDPYMGLRGNPFLQPSFSNSLQFSYTFKNFQLLSVSYLQQKDFVVEVVRQNDVTKESISMPQNLSRARFLSVSSGGSIPVRKWWNASVQVQGSLNKVTTPVQGDHYNQEQFSWDFSTDNNFTLPKDFSLQYSAYYSSPSVSGLFQNKEAYLMTIGAKKTFLSGRATVSVKLNDIFDTARFRANLQYNNVDMYWENEWESRRLNLTFDYKFGNSKIKTARSRKTSTSEEENRVSN, translated from the coding sequence ATGAAACCATTCTCTACCCTTCCCCAACGCTGGCTATTGGCCCTCGCCTCCCTCCTGCTTTCCTTTTCTGCCCTAGCCCAGCAAGGCACCACCGTGAAAGGAAGCGTGCAAGATGCCCGGCAGCAACCGCTAGGCTTTGCCACCATTCTTCTCCTCCACTTGCCAGATTCCAGCATTGCGCATTCCCAAATGGCCGACGAGACGGGCACCTATGCCTTTGACAAAGTACTGGCCGGGAGATACCTGGTGAAGGCCACGCGCATTGACGTGAATGCCGCCGTGAGCGCACCTTTTGACGTAAGCACCCAGCCCGTGCAGGTGCTTGCCTTGGTGACGCCAGAGAAAGCCACAGCCTTGAAAGAAGTGGTAGTGCAGGGCCAGCGGCCATTGCTGGAGCAACAGGCAGACCGCCTGGTGTTAAACGTGGAGAAACTGAACACCGCCGGAGACAACGCCCTGGAGGTTTTGAAGAATGCGCCGGGCGTACGTCTGGATAAGGATGACAACATCATTTACCGCGGCAGTGGCAGCGTGAACGTGCTGATCAATGGCAAGATGACTTATATGAGCGGTGCAGAACTAAGTGCTTACCTTAAGTCATTGCCCGCCTCGGCGCTGAGCAAGGTAGAACTCATTGCCAACCCGCCGGCTTCTTATGACGCGGCGGGCACGGCGGGCATCATCAACCTGCAACTGAAACGAGAACTCACCCAAGGCATGAACGGAAGCCTGAACGTGGGCACTGGCTACGGCACCTATGAAAAAGCCTGGGCGGGCATCAACCTCAATTACAACCTGGGCAAGGTAAGTTTTTACACCCGCCTCAATACTAGCCACTCCAACTCTTACAACAAGCTTACAATGGAGCGCACCATCCGGGACAGCCTGTACCGTTCTGTGAACTACTGGCACCCCATTACCAAAAGCGTGAACGTAGTGGCCGGCGCCGATTATTTCCTCAATAAAATGCACACCGTAGGTTTTATGATCAAAGGGTACACCTCGCCGCAAGACGTGATCACCACAAGCAACTCAGTGAACTATGACATACCGGGCAACGCCATTGGCAGCGTGCACATGCGTAACCCCCGCGATATTTCTTCCAATAACTACAGCCTTAACTTCAACTACAAATTTGACTTGGACACTACCGGCCGCTCCCTCACCTTTGACGCCGACTTGGTCCAGTTCAGAAACACCGCGGATGAGTTGTTCACCAATGAGTACTTCGCGGAGGCCGTGGTAGGCAACAAAACCTTTGAAGAACTGAGAAGCTACTCTGATGCACCGGTCCGGATTTATGCTCTAAAACTGGATTACGTGCACCCGCTGGGCCACAACTGGAAAGCCGAAACCGGTTGGAAGAGCAGCTGGGTTCGCAACGATTCTGACATTAGGTTTGAGCGCAAAGAAGAAGGCACCTGGTACAATGACACCCGCCGCACCAACCACTTTTTATATGATGAAAACATCAATGCCGGGTATGTAAGCCTGAGCAAAAAAGTAACCAAAGAAATTAGCGTAAAGGCAGGCCTACGGGCCGAGCAAACCATCTCACAGGGTAATTCTTATACCACAGAGGATGCCGTAGACCGCAACTATTGGCAGTTGTTCCCGAGCATGTTCGTGAGCTATACTCCGTCTGAGGACCATCAATTCTCCACCTCGTACAGCCGCCGTATCAGCAGACCCAATTACAAAAGTTTGAACCCCTTTACCTTCTTCTCAGATCCGTACATGGGTCTGCGTGGAAACCCGTTTTTACAGCCGTCTTTCTCTAACTCCCTACAGTTCAGCTACACGTTTAAGAACTTCCAGTTACTGAGCGTGAGTTACTTGCAGCAGAAAGACTTTGTAGTGGAAGTGGTGCGCCAGAACGATGTCACTAAAGAGAGCATTAGCATGCCGCAGAACCTGAGCCGCGCGCGTTTTCTGAGCGTGAGCAGCGGCGGAAGCATACCGGTGCGTAAATGGTGGAACGCCAGCGTGCAGGTACAAGGCAGTTTAAACAAAGTCACCACCCCCGTGCAAGGCGACCACTACAACCAGGAGCAATTCTCCTGGGACTTCAGCACCGACAATAACTTCACCCTGCCCAAAGATTTTAGCCTTCAGTACTCCGCGTATTACAGCTCCCCATCCGTGTCTGGGCTGTTCCAAAACAAGGAAGCGTATTTGATGACCATTGGCGCCAAGAAGACGTTTTTGAGTGGCCGCGCCACCGTGAGCGTGAAACTGAATGACATCTTTGACACCGCCCGTTTTAGAGCCAACCTCCAGTACAACAACGTAGACATGTACTGGGAAAACGAATGGGAGAGTCGTCGCCTCAACCTCACGTTTGACTACAAGTTTGGCAACAGCAAAATAAAGACCGCCCGCAGCAGAAAAACCAGCACCTCTGAGGAAGAGAACCGCGTGTCTAACTAA
- a CDS encoding LytTR family DNA-binding domain-containing protein encodes MIRCICVDDEAYASSLLKAYIDKVPFLEFVGSTTSPIEALGWVSENRADLVFLDIQMPELTGLQFLKLAGNKCKVILTTAYPEYALEGYEHDVVDYLLKPIAFDRFLKAVQKAQAILQPIVGIAVSSASTPPTVQNSHAEYMFVKGESKNKFLRINYADILYIEGLKNYVSLYLPQQRVVTYQTLRDLEEQLPQPPFYRVHKSYIISIDKVSMVDGHTLYIQDKQIPIGETFREGFFKLIREKDAT; translated from the coding sequence ATGATCAGGTGCATTTGTGTAGACGACGAGGCCTATGCGTCTAGCCTTCTCAAGGCCTACATTGACAAGGTTCCGTTTCTGGAGTTTGTGGGCAGCACCACCAGTCCCATTGAGGCCTTGGGTTGGGTAAGTGAAAACCGCGCCGATCTGGTGTTCTTAGACATTCAAATGCCTGAACTGACCGGCCTACAGTTCTTGAAACTGGCCGGCAATAAATGCAAAGTCATCCTCACTACTGCCTACCCAGAATATGCACTAGAAGGCTATGAGCATGATGTGGTAGACTACCTACTCAAGCCCATCGCCTTTGACCGTTTCTTAAAAGCCGTACAAAAAGCGCAGGCTATTCTGCAACCAATCGTAGGCATTGCGGTTTCCTCTGCTTCTACTCCACCAACTGTTCAGAACAGCCACGCAGAGTACATGTTTGTGAAAGGCGAAAGCAAGAACAAGTTCCTGCGCATCAACTACGCAGACATTCTCTACATTGAAGGCCTCAAGAACTACGTGTCTTTGTACCTGCCGCAGCAACGCGTTGTCACATATCAAACCCTGCGCGATCTGGAAGAGCAACTCCCTCAGCCGCCGTTTTACCGGGTGCACAAATCCTACATCATCTCCATTGACAAGGTGAGCATGGTAGACGGCCATACTCTTTACATTCAAGACAAGCAGATTCCCATTGGCGAAACTTTCCGGGAGGGATTCTTCAAGCTGATTCGGGAAAAGGACGCTACGTAA
- a CDS encoding helix-turn-helix domain-containing protein, giving the protein MPQKLPVYRIPDFTAAKALARGFHIVDLQAHREKHAFVQAPHKHDFYLLLHVATGKGTHTIDFTEYPVQANSFYFLTPGQVHAWELSPDTQGTLLFFTAEFYQGAYSNDTLRRFPFFQSWQHEPVLFSTAEVVQPAVALLQQMQQEYVQAKLFQQEALRGYLELLLIQLARLYPVATVQPDEQNWPFQLYQLESLVEQHYLEHQPISFYAEALHLTPKYLNELCKHNLGKTTSDLLQERLVLEAKRLLTHSPHLTISQIASQLGFEDNSYFSRFFKKQTGTTPEKFRQKAK; this is encoded by the coding sequence ATGCCTCAGAAACTGCCCGTTTACCGCATCCCAGACTTTACCGCCGCCAAGGCCCTGGCCCGGGGTTTCCATATTGTGGACTTGCAGGCGCACCGCGAGAAACACGCCTTTGTGCAGGCCCCGCACAAGCATGATTTCTACCTGCTGTTACACGTTGCTACAGGGAAAGGCACGCACACCATTGACTTCACAGAGTATCCCGTCCAAGCCAACAGCTTCTACTTCCTGACGCCCGGCCAAGTACACGCCTGGGAATTATCACCAGATACCCAAGGCACGCTTCTATTCTTCACCGCAGAATTTTACCAGGGCGCTTACTCCAATGATACTCTGCGGCGTTTTCCTTTCTTTCAGTCCTGGCAACATGAACCGGTCTTATTCTCCACCGCAGAAGTCGTGCAACCCGCCGTAGCATTGCTCCAACAGATGCAACAAGAATACGTGCAGGCAAAACTATTCCAACAAGAAGCATTAAGGGGTTATCTGGAACTGCTTTTGATTCAACTGGCAAGACTTTATCCTGTGGCTACTGTCCAACCAGACGAACAGAATTGGCCGTTCCAGTTGTACCAGTTAGAGAGCCTGGTGGAACAGCATTACCTGGAACACCAGCCTATCTCCTTTTACGCCGAGGCCTTGCACCTAACGCCCAAATACCTCAACGAACTCTGCAAGCACAACCTGGGCAAAACCACGTCTGACCTCTTACAGGAGCGCCTCGTCTTGGAAGCCAAACGCCTCCTCACCCATTCTCCGCACTTGACCATTTCGCAGATTGCCAGCCAGCTTGGGTTTGAGGACAATTCCTACTTTAGTAGGTTTTTCAAGAAACAGACCGGCACCACGCCAGAGAAATTCAGGCAGAAGGCTAAATAG
- a CDS encoding DUF983 domain-containing protein, protein MLKKSDTRNYRNTRLLSYPPPKNARTFVEDKRPEKMLGKGSKLYSIARLKCPRCHEGDLFVNNSLLSWRKMSEMLPNCPVCQQVYEPEPGYYYGAMFVSYALTAGPTLAVVGLMMLFSQEITLWMFIGALLVSLLLFLPAIFKLSRAIWINIFIGYDPTAAASPQARGH, encoded by the coding sequence TTGTTAAAAAAGTCAGACACCAGAAACTACCGCAACACCCGACTTTTGTCCTATCCGCCGCCCAAAAATGCACGTACCTTTGTAGAAGACAAACGCCCAGAAAAAATGTTAGGAAAAGGTTCTAAACTCTACAGCATTGCCAGACTCAAATGCCCCCGCTGCCACGAGGGTGACTTGTTTGTAAACAACAGTTTACTGAGCTGGCGCAAGATGTCTGAGATGCTGCCCAACTGCCCTGTTTGCCAGCAAGTCTATGAACCAGAACCCGGCTATTACTACGGCGCCATGTTTGTGAGTTACGCCTTGACGGCCGGTCCTACGCTGGCAGTGGTGGGCTTGATGATGCTGTTCTCACAAGAAATTACCCTCTGGATGTTTATTGGTGCTTTGCTGGTGTCCTTGTTGTTGTTTTTGCCGGCCATCTTCAAGCTTTCGCGCGCCATCTGGATCAACATCTTCATTGGCTACGACCCTACCGCGGCTGCTAGTCCGCAGGCCCGGGGGCATTAA
- a CDS encoding DUF1028 domain-containing protein has product MKKIFYLLGIGSLLATTPALAQTPSVYKPQEPLAHTYSIVARDPATGEMAVAVQSHWFSVGTSVSWGEAGVGVVATQSFTNKSFGPRGLALMKQGKSAQETLKILLSDDEGREVRQVAILDAKGNVATHTGNKCIKYAGHITGKQFSVQANMMLSDQVWPAMARAFEQNAHLPLAERVLAAMDAAEAQGGDIRGKQSAALIVVSGKKSDQPWQERLIDLRVDDNPVPLKELRRLLTVQRAYQHMNNGDLAVEKNDMALAMKEYSAAEALQPDNLEMQYWHGVTLANTGKVDEAVKILAPVFKADKNWLILTERLPEVGLLTVSPADYKKILNAK; this is encoded by the coding sequence ATGAAAAAGATATTTTACTTATTAGGTATAGGCTCATTGTTAGCTACCACGCCCGCCTTAGCGCAAACACCATCCGTCTACAAACCACAAGAGCCACTGGCGCATACCTATTCCATCGTGGCCCGTGACCCGGCCACCGGCGAGATGGCAGTGGCTGTGCAGAGCCACTGGTTTTCGGTGGGTACCTCGGTGAGTTGGGGCGAGGCCGGCGTGGGCGTAGTAGCTACGCAGTCGTTCACGAACAAGTCCTTCGGGCCGCGTGGCTTGGCCTTGATGAAACAGGGAAAGTCTGCGCAGGAAACCTTAAAGATTCTGCTTTCTGATGATGAAGGCCGCGAAGTGCGCCAAGTCGCCATCCTGGATGCCAAAGGAAACGTAGCCACGCACACCGGCAACAAATGCATCAAGTATGCCGGGCACATCACGGGCAAACAGTTTTCGGTGCAGGCCAACATGATGCTCTCTGACCAAGTGTGGCCTGCCATGGCCAGAGCCTTTGAGCAAAACGCCCACCTCCCTTTGGCCGAACGCGTGCTAGCCGCCATGGATGCCGCCGAAGCCCAAGGTGGAGACATACGCGGCAAGCAGTCGGCGGCTTTGATAGTAGTATCTGGTAAAAAATCGGACCAGCCCTGGCAAGAGCGCCTCATTGACCTGCGCGTAGATGATAACCCCGTGCCCTTGAAAGAATTGCGGAGGTTATTGACTGTGCAACGCGCCTACCAGCACATGAACAACGGTGACTTGGCCGTGGAGAAGAACGACATGGCCCTGGCCATGAAAGAATACAGCGCCGCTGAAGCCCTTCAGCCCGACAACTTGGAAATGCAGTATTGGCATGGGGTCACCTTGGCGAACACAGGGAAAGTAGATGAGGCAGTGAAGATTCTGGCGCCGGTGTTTAAGGCAGATAAGAATTGGCTCATTTTGACGGAGCGTCTGCCAGAAGTGGGGTTGTTGACGGTGTCGCCGGCGGATTATAAGAAGATTTTAAACGCGAAGTAA
- a CDS encoding sensor histidine kinase — MKTSKTILYHLLAWALYIGYSLFAEHVENPNKPSWTYLLLLTYFGSIAITFYFCYLVVYPRFLKREKIVPLILCLAFAPFLFTFTRYFLEEMMYPFLFGFRNYGPNTAFSYYLSDNLFRAFPLMAISAVVWNVQDAFKKEKENKLLRAEKTQAELAFLKSQVNPHFLYNTLNYLYAQAYPVSEKLAEAILKLSEMMRYMLHESPNGKVELQKEVDYLRSFVDIFRLRFEDRFFVNFTVEGEVDSQQIGALVLIPFVENAFKHGIADDPSAPIQITLHASPNSLQFTVINRISNHQKDQTTGIGLSNIRRRLELLYPNQYELIVKNDGHVHEAHLELKNL; from the coding sequence ATGAAGACGAGCAAAACCATTCTCTACCACCTCTTGGCTTGGGCCCTGTACATTGGCTACAGCCTTTTTGCAGAGCATGTGGAGAATCCCAATAAGCCTAGCTGGACCTACCTACTCCTGCTTACCTATTTTGGGAGCATAGCCATCACGTTCTATTTCTGTTACCTGGTGGTTTACCCCCGCTTCCTGAAACGCGAGAAGATAGTACCCCTGATCCTCTGCCTGGCTTTTGCCCCGTTCCTGTTCACCTTCACCCGCTATTTTCTGGAGGAGATGATGTATCCGTTCTTGTTCGGTTTCAGAAACTATGGGCCCAACACGGCTTTCTCTTATTACCTGAGTGACAATCTCTTCAGGGCGTTCCCTTTGATGGCCATTAGCGCCGTGGTGTGGAACGTGCAGGACGCCTTCAAAAAAGAGAAGGAAAACAAACTGCTCCGGGCCGAAAAGACGCAGGCTGAACTGGCCTTTCTGAAATCTCAGGTGAATCCGCACTTTCTCTACAACACGCTCAACTACCTGTACGCGCAGGCCTATCCCGTTTCTGAGAAGCTCGCCGAGGCCATTCTCAAACTCTCTGAGATGATGCGGTACATGCTGCATGAAAGCCCCAACGGCAAAGTAGAACTCCAAAAAGAGGTAGACTACCTGCGCAGCTTTGTAGACATCTTCAGGCTTAGGTTTGAAGACCGGTTTTTTGTGAATTTTACGGTAGAAGGAGAAGTAGACAGCCAGCAGATTGGCGCCCTGGTCTTGATTCCGTTTGTAGAAAACGCGTTCAAGCACGGCATCGCGGATGATCCTTCGGCTCCCATCCAAATCACCTTGCACGCCTCACCTAACAGTCTGCAGTTTACCGTCATCAACCGCATCTCAAATCATCAGAAAGACCAGACCACCGGCATTGGCCTGAGCAACATCAGGAGAAGGTTGGAACTGCTGTATCCTAATCAATATGAACTAATTGTCAAAAATGACGGCCACGTACATGAGGCCCATCTGGAACTGAAGAATCTGTAA